From the Lepus europaeus isolate LE1 chromosome 12, mLepTim1.pri, whole genome shotgun sequence genome, one window contains:
- the C12H9orf50 gene encoding uncharacterized protein C9orf50 homolog: MFRRHPNAGAAQGCPGDGRVRRRDPRLLPTLTPFEPWATRGGARSSRVLGDGGAWWQDRDSEPAVRARSPAPRLPAVAAATPRPPQSRSVLESLLLPPLRSARASRASAPRRLGPREGEEPRRGVAGEAPDSLGALLGELLPNRFREFLCQLRDKCAEQLEPPSHVTRKTPARTVCPPRRPPSVPSTSCGVPAPSTARHQRGASEHGQGSAQCPGCPFLPRLRAQPSCLQDSLKKILQQQLTALGPPRGDHPPFSGVRRHHSPQPPKLKAALAHSSQRDSSGPRRRCCPFRVRFADETLRESALRYWERTCSVQQSFVDSRTPTLPDLSEQVSQSIESWLDHLPRSLSCLAREQARASLSRWDCPDPPAQELQDHLSEDAPMSRRLPFLTRASTPRQRRAPQASLDTHNTQGQVDKAPSSCSQKLESFLPGLVLQSVLRRGRPKGYQLLLPSAAAQRAQR, encoded by the exons ATGTTCCGCCGCCACCCCAACGCGGGGGCGGCGCAGGGGTGCCCCGGCGACGGCCGCGTCCGACGGAGAGACCCGCGGCTGCTGCCCACGCTGACCCCGTTCGAGCCCTGGGCGACCCGCGGCGGCGCCAGGAGCTCGCGGGTCCTGGGGGACGGCGGCGCGTGGTGGCAGGACCGGGACTCCGAGCCCGCGGTGCGCGCCCGGAGCCCTGCGCCGCGCCTGCCGGCCGTGGCCGCTGCGACCCCGCGGCCGCCGCAGAGCCGCTCGGTGCTGGAGTcgctgctgctgccgcctctGCGCTCTGCCCGCGCGTCCCGGGCGTCGGCCCCGCGACGTCTCGGGCCCCGAGAGGGCGAGGAACCCCGCAGGGGAGTGGCCGGGGAGGCCCCGGACTCCCTGGGCGCGCTCCTAGGGGAGCTCCTGCCCAACAGGTTCCGCGAGTTCCTGTGCCAGCTGCGGGACAAGTGTGCGGAGCAGCTGGAGCCGCCGA GCCATGTAACTAGGAAGACCCCCGCGAGGACGGTCTGTCCCCCGCGAAGGCCCCCCAGCGTCCCCTCCACCTCCTGCGGGGTCCCAGCACCCTCGACGGCGCGGCACCAAAGGGGCGCATCCGAGCACGGCCAGGGCTCTGCCCAGTGTCCCGGCTGCCCGTTCCTCCCACGCCTGCG GGCCCAGCCGTCGTGCCTCCAGGACAGCCTGAAGAAGATCCTGCAGCAGCAGCTGACGGCCCTGGGGCCGCCGAGGGGCGACCACCCGCCCTTCTCCGGGGTCAGGAG GCACCACAGTCCACAGCCCCCCAAGCTCAAGGCCGCGCTCGCCCACAGCTCCCAGAGGGACAGCTCAGGGCCGCGCAGGCGCTGCTGCCCGTTCCGCGTGCGATTTGCTGACGAGACACTGCGGGAGTCTGCCCTGCGCTACTGGGAGCGCACCTGCTCAG TCCAGCAGAGCTTCGTGGACAGCAGGACGCCCACCTTGCCGGACCTGTCGGAGCAGGTGTCCCAGAGCATCGAGTCATGGCTGGACCACCTGCCCAGAAGCCTGAGCTGCCTGGCCAGGGAGCAGGCCAGGGCCAGCCTCTCCCGCTGGGACTGCCCTGACCC gcccgCCCAGGAGCTGCAGGACCATCTCTCGGAGGACGCCCCCATGAGCCGCAGGCTGCCTTTCCTCACCAGGGCCAGCACCCCGAGGCAGCGAAGGGCCCCCCAGGCCTCCCTGGACACCCACAACACCCAGGGGCAGGTGGACAAAGCGCCCAGCTCCTGCAGTCAGAAGCTG GAGTCCTTTCTGCCCGGCCTGGTCCTGCAGTCCGTCTTGAGACGGGGCCGCCCCAAGGGCTACCAGCTCCTCCTGCCGTCTGCAGCAGCCCAGCGGGCTCAGAGGTGA